Proteins encoded together in one Bradyrhizobium sp. PSBB068 window:
- a CDS encoding TetR/AcrR family transcriptional regulator, with amino-acid sequence MRKAPRQARSRATIEIILEGAARILGERGWAATTTNAVAATAGVSIGSLYQYFPNKLALVEAVRRRHFDEVLAVLRAATDAATPRARRVAAFVDGMIAVHRRFPAAHRVLLEEAPRDAASEATHRRFETEYRSGCDAFFTANRRGDTAVDSAIAAQVLAAAVAGVVHDAARLGLLASPLFRRELIALVESSLARRRAAADR; translated from the coding sequence ATGCGGAAAGCCCCGCGACAGGCCCGCTCGCGCGCCACCATCGAGATCATCCTCGAGGGCGCGGCTCGCATTCTCGGCGAGCGCGGCTGGGCCGCGACGACCACCAACGCGGTTGCCGCGACGGCAGGCGTCAGCATCGGGTCGCTGTATCAGTATTTTCCCAACAAGCTCGCGCTGGTCGAGGCGGTCCGGCGCCGTCACTTCGACGAGGTGCTGGCGGTGCTGCGCGCAGCGACCGACGCCGCGACGCCTCGGGCACGCCGTGTCGCCGCGTTCGTCGACGGCATGATCGCGGTGCATCGTCGCTTTCCCGCCGCGCACCGGGTGCTGCTCGAGGAAGCCCCCCGCGACGCAGCCAGCGAGGCCACGCACCGCCGGTTCGAGACCGAGTATCGCAGCGGCTGCGACGCGTTCTTCACGGCCAACAGGCGAGGCGACACCGCCGTGGATAGCGCGATCGCCGCTCAGGTCCTCGCTGCCGCGGTGGCGGGCGTCGTCCACGATGCGGCACGGCTCGGGTTGCTCGCCTCGCCGCTGTTCAGACGGGAACTGATCGCGCTGGTCGAATCCAGCCTGGCCAGACGGCGCGCCGCGGCCGACCGATGA